ATTAATAGTTTAAAAAACTATTGGCAACCAGGTTTAGAAGGTGTACAACAATATAGTTTTAACTATACGTTTTTTGATAATCCTTATTTTATTTTATACGAAAACACAAATAGTTTTAATCGTGATCGTGTCTTCGGAAACGTTGCTATTACACATAAATTTACAGACCATTTAAATCTTCAGGTTAGAACAGGAATGGATTATTCGTCTGAAAAAAGAGTACTAAAACGTGCGTATTCTAGTAATCGTTTTCAAAATGGTGCTTACGCAGAACATGATGTGTTTTACAGAGAAGTTAATACCGATTTTCTATTAAATTACAATAATACGTTTGGCGATTTTAAATTAGATGCATCCATTGGTGGAAACCGATTAAACCAAACAGCATCAACCAAGCAATCACAAACGGTTAGTTTGGCACAACCTGGAATTTTTAATTTAAATAATGCTGCATCACCTATTGAAGTGTTTCAGTTTGAATCTAAAAAACGTATTAATTCCTTTTATGGAATTGCAAAACTGGGCTATAAAGATTTTCTGTTTTTAGACATTACTGGTCGTAATGATTGGTCGAGTGCTTTAGCAACACCTTTTTCGATGGATGGCACTTCTTTTTTCTATCCTTCGGCTTCAGCCAGTTTTATTTTATCTAATGTTACAGAGCTTCCTGAAGCTGTATCTTTTGCAAAAATAAGAGCCAGTGTGGCACAAGTTGGTAACGATACTAATCCATATCAAACTTCCGGAGCTTTTGTATCACAAACACCTTTTAATAGTCAACCTACTTTTAGTAATCAGGATTTTATTCCTAATTCAGAATTAAAACCAGAAAGCACCACTAATTACGAATTTGGTGCAGATTTACGTTTCTTGAAAGATCGTATTCGTTTTGACTTTACCTATTATAATGCCATAACTAAAGATCAAATAATTTCATTACCAATACCAATTTCATCCGGTTATGAACAACAAGTTGTAAATGGTGGAAAAGTAAAATCGACTGGTATCGAAATTATTGCTGGCTTAACTCCTATTAAGACGTCTAATTTTAAATGGAATACAACCTTCAATTTTGCTAAAAACAAAGCAACTATTGAAGAGTTACCTCAAGAAGATGGACGTTTAACTTTGGCTTACAGCCGAATTTATGATAGTGCCAATCAAACGGTTTGGTTTCAAGTTGAAGAAGGTGGACAGATTGGAGATATTTATGGTACAGGTTATAGTGTTAACCCAACTGGAGAATTTGTTTTAGATGACCAAGGTAATTACATCAGCAATAGTTTTTTGCAGAAACTTGGAAATTATAATCCAGATTTCACATTAGGTTGGAACAATGACTTTAGCTATAAAAATTGGACTGCAAGCTTTTTATTTGACTGGAGGCAAGGTGGCGAAATTGTATCAAGAACTAGCGCATTAGGTAATGTTGGAGGACAATTAGCCGAAACAGAATACAGACCTGACGAAGGTATTGTAGCAGAAGGAGTTAATGTTAATACAGGTTTACCAAATACTGTAGCTATATCTGCAGAAAGCTATTACAGACAATTTTATGACAGAAATCAAGAGCAAAATAACATCTACGATGCGTCTTACCTAAAATTGAGACAATTTTCTATTGGTTACAATTTTAAATTAAAAGAAGGCTTTTTAGGCTTAAAAGAAGGTGGAGACATTGCAGTGTCTTTAATTGGTAAAAACCTATTTGTTATTACTGAAAACCCACACTTTGACCCAGAACAATTAGCAGTACAAGGTAACGGTTTTGTTAGTGGTGTAGAAGATATGAGTTATGCCACATCACGCAGTTTTGGACTAAAAGCAAGTTTAAATTTTTAATAGACACATCATGAAAAACACATTATACATATTAAGCTTTTTTACGCTTCTTTTAATGACAAGTTGCACTAAAGACTTTGAAGACATAAATACTAATCCTAATACGCCAAACACAGTACAACCTAGTTTGTTGCTGCGTCAAGTTATTTATGATTTTGGAGAACAAATGAGTTATGAAGGTTTTGTTGCTGGAGATTTATTATCGCAACACAGGACTGCCTTAGATTTCAATTTATTTGACAGACACGCCTTAAAATCGCCACAATTAGGTGGAAATCCTTGGCCAATATTTTACACCAATTTACGTGATAACGAGATTATATTAAC
The genomic region above belongs to Olleya sp. Hel_I_94 and contains:
- a CDS encoding SusC/RagA family TonB-linked outer membrane protein translates to MKHIYLCALLLVCTFSVAQTTITGTVTSAQDGQTLAYVNILADQNNGTISDNSGYYSITISEKTETLTFSFIGYQTQQIAINNQSVVNVILEEDTSNLDEVVITALGLERDTKELGYVVQSLKSEGLTEVKTVNFIDNLAGKLAGVTVSQGATGVGSSSKITIRGEASFSNNNPLFVVDGVPINNNTVFNFTNEAAAGFQEIDFGNGAMEVNADDIQEVSVLKGPSAAALYGTRASNGVIVIKTKDGKKTKGLGISINTSLFVDNAFRLPKFQNSYGQGNSGQFEYVDGLGGGINDNITYSWGPQLDAGIYLPQFNSPVTLANGTIVRGGDTALYSGDAITPTLFLSNPDNLKDFYQTGITTINNIAISSGFDTGDYRLSFTDLRSESIIPGVNLDRQTFAAKLNFEPTEKTTISTSLSYTNSSSDNRPSNGYGSENVNYSLVAWGPRSLDINSLKNYWQPGLEGVQQYSFNYTFFDNPYFILYENTNSFNRDRVFGNVAITHKFTDHLNLQVRTGMDYSSEKRVLKRAYSSNRFQNGAYAEHDVFYREVNTDFLLNYNNTFGDFKLDASIGGNRLNQTASTKQSQTVSLAQPGIFNLNNAASPIEVFQFESKKRINSFYGIAKLGYKDFLFLDITGRNDWSSALATPFSMDGTSFFYPSASASFILSNVTELPEAVSFAKIRASVAQVGNDTNPYQTSGAFVSQTPFNSQPTFSNQDFIPNSELKPESTTNYEFGADLRFLKDRIRFDFTYYNAITKDQIISLPIPISSGYEQQVVNGGKVKSTGIEIIAGLTPIKTSNFKWNTTFNFAKNKATIEELPQEDGRLTLAYSRIYDSANQTVWFQVEEGGQIGDIYGTGYSVNPTGEFVLDDQGNYISNSFLQKLGNYNPDFTLGWNNDFSYKNWTASFLFDWRQGGEIVSRTSALGNVGGQLAETEYRPDEGIVAEGVNVNTGLPNTVAISAESYYRQFYDRNQEQNNIYDASYLKLRQFSIGYNFKLKEGFLGLKEGGDIAVSLIGKNLFVITENPHFDPEQLAVQGNGFVSGVEDMSYATSRSFGLKASLNF